One window from the genome of Salvelinus fontinalis isolate EN_2023a chromosome 3, ASM2944872v1, whole genome shotgun sequence encodes:
- the LOC129836316 gene encoding 40S ribosomal protein SA-like: protein MEKEMEDDWWNLQYIDTSLPFLFLFYREVQNSIRRCLVLFHITRNLGKVVTMSGGLDVLQMKEEDVLKFLAAGTHLGGTNMDFQMEHYTYKRKSDGVYIINLKKTWEKLLLAARAIVAIENPADVCVISSRNTGQRAVLKFASATGATTFHGRFTPGTFTNQIQAAFREPRLLIVTDPRADHQPLTEASYVNIPTIAMCNTDSPLRYVDIAIPCNNKGHHSVGLMWWMLSREVLRMRGTISREHPWEVMPDLYFYRDPEEIEKEEQAAAEKAVGKDEFQGEWTAPTADFAQPEVADWSEGVAVPSVPIQQFPAGIEGKSFTEAAAPSKAPAAAEGFAEDWSAQPATEDWSAAPTAQATEWGGASADWS from the exons ATGGAAAAGGAAATGGAAGATGATTGGTGGAATTTACAGTATATAGATACGTCACTTccgtttctctttctcttttaccGTGAGGTACAGAACTCCATACGGCGTTGTCTCGTG CTTTTCCACATAACTCGTAACTTAGGAAAAGTGGTCACGATGTCCGGAGGTCTGGATGTGCTGCagatgaaggaggaggatgtGCTCAAGTTCCTGGCAGCCGGGACCCACCTGGGAGGTACCAACATGGACTTCCAGATGGAGCACTACACGTACAAGAGAAAGAGTGATG GTGTATACATTATCAACCTGAAGAAGACATGGGAGAAGCTGCTGCTGGCTGCTCGTGCCATCGTGGCCATTGAGAACCCAGCTGATGTCTGCGTCATCTCCTCCAGGAACACTGGACAG AGGGCTGTGCTGAAGTTTGCATCCGCCACCGGCGCCACCACCTTCCACGGTCGTTTTACCCCCGGAACCTTCACCAATCAGATCCAGGCTGCTTTCCGTGAGCCCCGCCTCCTGATCGTGACAGACCCCCGTGCCGACCACCAACCCCTGACTGAGGCCTCCTACGTCAACATCCCCACTATCGCCATGTGCAACACTGACTCTCCCCTGAGATACGTGGACATCGCCATCCCCTGCAACAACAAG GGCCACCACTCCGTTGGTCTGATGTGGTGGATGCTGTCCAGGGAGGTGCTGCGGATGAGGGGCACCATCTCCAGGGAACACCCCTGGGAGGTCATGCCTGATCTCTACTTCTACAGAGATCCAGAGGAG ATTGAGAAGGAGGAGCAGGCCGCGGCCGAGAAGGCTGTTGGCAAGGACGAGTTCCAGGGCGAGTGGACCGCCCCCACGGCCGACTTTGCCCAGCCCGAGGTGGCCGACTGGTCCGAGGGAGTGGCAGTGCCCTCTGTGCCCATCCAGCAGTTCCCTGCTGGCATTGAGGGTAAGAGCTTCACCGAGG CCGCTGCACCTTCCAAGGCCCCAGCTGCAGCTGAAGGCTTTGCTG AGGATTGGagtgcccagcccgccacagagGATTGGTCCGCTGCCCCCACCGCCCAGGCTACTGAGTGGGGTGGTGCCTCCGCTGATTGGTCCTAA